From Acidaminococcales bacterium, one genomic window encodes:
- a CDS encoding GatB/YqeY domain-containing protein yields MSLKTRLGEDMKDAMRERESGKFRLSVIRMVRAAIKYAEIEARRELGEEEVVSVLAKEVKMRRDSFAEFTKGNRPDLAQQAQREIDILLAYMPKQLTVDEVRSLVAEAVRETGAASPKDMGKVMAFLAPRIKGRADGKQVSGLVQETLGGK; encoded by the coding sequence GATATGAAAGATGCCATGCGGGAACGGGAAAGCGGCAAGTTCCGCCTCTCGGTCATCCGCATGGTCAGGGCTGCCATAAAATACGCGGAAATAGAAGCGCGGCGCGAACTTGGCGAAGAAGAGGTTGTGTCCGTTTTGGCCAAAGAAGTCAAAATGCGCCGGGACTCTTTTGCGGAATTCACCAAAGGCAACCGTCCTGACCTGGCGCAACAGGCGCAGCGGGAAATAGATATTTTGCTGGCGTATATGCCTAAACAGCTCACCGTGGACGAAGTGCGTTCGCTTGTGGCGGAAGCCGTGCGGGAAACCGGCGCGGCTTCGCCGAAAGACATGGGCAAAGTCATGGCTTTTTTGGCTCCGAGGATAAAAGGCCGGGCGGACGGCAAACAGGTCAGTGGGCTTGTGCAGGAAACGCTCGGCGGCAAATGA
- the floA gene encoding flotillin-like protein FloA (flotillin-like protein involved in membrane lipid rafts), translating into MQLILGSGVIVILAIVALSLFLHFVPLGLWISAISAGAHVGIVNLVGMRLRRVSPTQIVLPLIKANKAGLDVNTDQLEAHYLAGGNVDKVIDALIAAHRAQINLTLQRAFAIDLAGRNVLEAVQMSVNPKVIETPAISAVAKNGIELKVKARVTVRANIDRLVGGAGEATIIARVGEGIVTSVGSKDSHMEVLENPDHISRTVLEKGLDASTAFEILSIDIADVDVGRNIGAHLLTEQAEADKRIAQAKAEERRAMAVAKEQEMKAYTQEMQARVVEAQAQVPQALAAALRDGKLGVMDYYNMNNIIADTQMRNNIAGASSESGELPPAGK; encoded by the coding sequence ATGCAATTAATCTTAGGCAGCGGCGTAATCGTTATATTGGCCATAGTCGCGTTATCTTTGTTTTTACATTTCGTCCCGCTGGGACTATGGATATCAGCCATTTCCGCCGGCGCGCACGTGGGCATAGTCAATCTTGTCGGTATGCGTTTGCGCAGGGTAAGCCCAACGCAAATCGTCCTGCCGCTTATTAAGGCGAACAAGGCCGGGCTGGATGTGAACACGGATCAATTGGAAGCGCATTATCTGGCCGGCGGCAATGTCGACAAAGTCATAGACGCCTTGATCGCGGCGCACCGGGCCCAAATAAACCTGACCTTGCAAAGGGCGTTCGCCATAGACCTGGCCGGCCGCAATGTACTTGAAGCCGTGCAGATGAGCGTCAACCCCAAAGTCATCGAAACGCCCGCCATTTCCGCCGTCGCCAAAAACGGCATAGAACTTAAAGTAAAAGCGCGGGTTACCGTTCGGGCCAATATCGACCGGTTGGTGGGCGGCGCGGGCGAAGCGACCATCATAGCCCGCGTGGGCGAAGGCATAGTGACAAGCGTCGGATCCAAGGATTCGCACATGGAAGTGCTGGAAAATCCTGACCACATATCCCGCACCGTGCTGGAGAAAGGGCTTGACGCGAGCACCGCTTTTGAGATACTTTCCATCGACATAGCCGACGTTGACGTCGGGCGCAATATCGGCGCCCATCTTTTGACCGAGCAGGCCGAAGCCGACAAACGGATAGCCCAGGCCAAGGCGGAGGAAAGGCGCGCCATGGCTGTAGCGAAAGAGCAGGAAATGAAGGCCTATACGCAGGAAATGCAGGCCAGGGTCGTCGAAGCGCAGGCGCAAGTGCCGCAGGCGCTGGCGGCTGCGCTTCGCGACGGCAAATTGGGCGTGATGGACTACTATAACATGAACAACATAATCGCCGATACCCAGATGCGCAACAATATCGCCGGCGCATCCTCCGAGAGCGGCGAACTGCCGCCGGCCGGTAAGTAA